The following proteins are co-located in the Phragmites australis chromosome 10, lpPhrAust1.1, whole genome shotgun sequence genome:
- the LOC133930783 gene encoding fanconi-associated nuclease 1 homolog isoform X1 codes for MLTGRESLVRLIGRRRCSPLPASLAVLLSSPSPAQADDGGSGSGEAARSAAASSSRGSEGVSVGAEWVACPVCGESIRGSDYSVNTHLDICLTRGPKRKLTQSTLLNFRFSKKIAAQPTSNSLNNEAETENMKQIDEDLSSDQAFFSSDIDIGSSKGSALIPSPGCRNGSLDISETFHTIVPSNTVSPNVKDVINAGAVEHCSSSMLPTVAISGSIDTCVDMDSSTTVAVDAVIVGRRFHQNIELREDAGITFLRDPRNAKDPNAIKVLYAASESEEMLGYLPRELAKVLAPLMDKHCVECEGFVVGLPERQLDNVPIQISIQKCKTGNQRNDDPKYGQPLWENFIRAVRSGNFQRPSSAIYQTNFNLMIANVMANHTHVFSDKEKSLLGSFKSLSDDGQRLFVRIYTRKGPWFRKRSISYHEISDLEHAVMELKLAGYIDMLSCTDDPSEYDMKEILDVLSAPEMKEILKQLPKDSTSCTRRHELLSTLLSFYHNGTCATLPKRILKLTGACIRISKIADELLWRVQRLFFLNGDQDLSSFLLVEFGVVKFPDYACSVSHRIFQERSDLLEYEEAIRVAQVMDESIVNSNMEFVTRCIDLSESRLCTMPEQENGTSSEPLPSFFSRFSASWVYSKILTLGVSVYERDRRYEDAIRILKRLLSKVACDRRRGYWSLRLSVDLEHMGRPNESLSIAEEGVIDPWVRAGSKFALQRRVLRLSKPPRRWKVPSYADYVKRNIKEVNIEGRPLNCETGAKNVFYGYDGELCGVEQLALQYYADEGGGWQGTHSEGGIWMTIFGLLMWDVMFSDMQDVFQSKFQTAPLDLETDDFYKSRKDLVESQLKKIQDGMAEEMLISSWELHQGTSCQGVNWGRHSLTDLRAVVACIGGRRLVSLLRHLAMDYRSWSSGMPDLLLWHFLDERGVGEAKLVEVKGPGDQLSEQQRAWILVLMDFGFDVEVCKVSPVSKRR; via the exons atgctgaccgggcggGAGAGCCTGGTCCGCCTCATCGGCCGGCGCCGCTGCTCCCCTCTCCCCGCCTCTCTCGCcgttctcctctcctccccctcccccgctCAG GCCGACGACGGGGGCTCCGGCTCGGGCGAGGCAGCGAGGAGTGCGGCTGCTTCGTCGTCGAGAGGGAGCGAAGGCGTCAGCGTCGGCGCGGAGTGGGTGGCCTGCCCCGTCTGCGGCGAGTCCATCCGTGGGTCGGATTACAGCGTCAACACCCACCTCG ATATATGCCTTACAAGAGGTCCGAAGCGGAAGTTGACACAGAGCACACTTCTTAATTTCAGATTCAGTAAAAAAATCGCCGCTCAGCCCACTTCAAACAGTTTGAACAATGAGGCTGAGACAGAAAATATGAAACAGATCGATGAAGATTTATCTAGTGATCAAGCATTCTTCTCGTCAGATATTGACATTGGGAGCTCGAAGGGTAGTGCTCTAATTCCATCACCTGGTTGTCGGAATGGCTCACTTGACATTTCCGAGACGTTCCATACCATTGTACCCTCAAATACTGTCTCGCCAAATGTGAAGGATGTCATAAATGCTGGTGCAGTGGAACACTGTTCTTCTAGCATGCTTCCAACAGTAGCGATCTCTGGCAGTATTGATACATGTGTAGACATGGATTCTAGCACCACTGTTGCAGTTGACGCTGTCATAGTTGGCCGGAGGTTCCATCAGAACATTGAATTGCGAGAAGATGCAGGCATTACTTTTCTGAGAGATCCTCGAAATGCTAAGGACCCTAATGCTATAAAG GTGCTTTATGCAGCATCTGAATCCGAGGAGATGCTTGGATACTTGCCTCGAGAGCTAGCTAAAGTTTTGGCTCCTCTAATGGACAAACATTGTGTTGAATGCGAG GGATTTGTGGTTGGTTTGCCTGAACGACAGCTTGACAATGTTCCCATCCAGATTTCTATTCAGAAATGTAAAACTGGCAATCAGAGAAATGATGATCCGAAATATGGGCAGCCCTTATGGGAAAATTTCATCCGTGCTGTTAGAAGTGGAAATTTTCAACGACCTAGCAGTGCAATATACCAGACAAATTTTAATTTGATGATAGCGAATGTTATGGCCAATCATACACATGTTTTTAGTGATAAAGAAAAATCACTTTTAG GTTCTTTTAAGTCGTTATCAGATGATGGGCAACGGCTTTTTGTTAGGATCTACACTCGAAAAG GGCCATGGTTCCGAAAGAGAAGTATCTCATATCATGAGATATCAGATCTGGAGCATGCAGTCATGGAGTTGAAGT tgGCAGGTTATATCGACATGCTTTCTTGTACCGATGATCCATCTGAATATGATATGAAGGAGATTCTTGATGTGTTAAGTGCTCCTGAAATGAAGGAAATTCTAAAGCAGCTTCCTAAG gATAGCACAAGCTGCACACGTCGACATGAGCTTCTTAGCACCCTTCTGTCTTTTTATCATAATGGTACCTG TGCAACACTACCAAAGCGAATCCTAAAATTGACAGGAGCCTGTATAAGAATTTCTAAGATTGCGGATGAACTTCTGTGGCGTGTCCAG AGGCTCTTTTTTCTAAATGGTGATCAAGATCTTTCATCCTTTCTATTAGTGGAATTTGGTGTAGTAAAGTTCCCAGACTATGCTTGCAGCGTCTCTCACCGCATATTTCAAGAAAGAAGTGATCTACTTGAGTATGAAGAG GCTATTCGAGTTGCACAGGTGATGGATGAATCCATTGTTAATAGTAACATGGAATTTGTGACAAGATGCATTGATTTGTCTGAGAGTCGATTATGCACTATGCCAGAACAAGAAAATGGCACTTCATCTGAACCTCTCCCATCATTCTTTTCACGATTTTCAGCTTCCTGGGTCTATTCGAAAATACTTACATTAGGTGTCTCTGTTTATGAACGCGATCGCAG GTATGAAGATGCAATACGAATTCTTAAGAGACTACTTAGTAAAGTTGCTTGTGATAGACGGCGAGGATATTGGAGTCTGAGGCTATCTGTTGATTTGGAGCATATGGGTCGCCCAAATGAGAGCCTTTCAATAGCTGAAGAAGGAGTAATTGATCCATGGGTCCGTGCTGGTTCAAAGTTTGCGCTGCAAAGGAGAGTGCTGCGTTTAAGCAAACCTCCACGACGCTGGAAAGTTCCCAGTTATGCAGATTATGTTAAGAGAAATATAAAAGAG GTCAACATTGAAGGAAGGCCATTAAATTGTGAAACAGGAGCTAAGAATGTATTTTATGGTTATGATGGGGAACTTTGTGGGGTCGAGCAGTTGGCTTTACAATATTATGCTGATGAAGGAGGCGGTTGGCAAGGTACCCATTCGGAAGGTGGCATTTGGATGACCATCTTTGGCCTTCTAATGTGGGATGTAATGTTTTCAGATATGCAAGATGTTTTCCAGTCTAAATTCCAG ACAGCCCCCCTTGATCTGGAAACAGATGACTTCTACAAATCAAGAAAGGACCTCGTAGAATCGCAGTTGAAAAAGATACAAGATGGAATGGCTGAAGAGATGCTAATCAGCTCCTGGGAGCTACACCAGGGGACATCTTGCCAGGGTGTTAACTGGGGCCGTCATTCCTTGACTGATCTACGAGCTGTCGTTGCATGCATAGGCGGACGTCGCTTGGTATCGCTCCTCCGCCATCTAGCCATGGATTACAGGAGCTGGTCTAGCGGAATGCCCGATCTGCTGCTATGGCATTTTCTTGACGAACGAGGCGTAGGTGAAGCTAAACTTGTGGAGGTCAAAGGACCAGGGGACCAGCTGTCCGAGCAACAACGTGCGTGGATTCTTGTTCTCATGGATTTTGGGTTTGACGTGGAAGTTTGCAAAGTAAGCCCAGTTTCCAAGCGGAGATAG
- the LOC133930783 gene encoding fanconi-associated nuclease 1 homolog isoform X2, whose amino-acid sequence MLTGRESLVRLIGRRRCSPLPASLAVLLSSPSPAQADDGGSGSGEAARSAAASSSRGSEGVSVGAEWVACPVCGESIRGSDYSVNTHLDICLTRGPKRKLTQSTLLNFRFSKKIAAQPTSNSLNNEAETENMKQIDEDLSSDQAFFSSDIDIGSSKGSALIPSPGCRNGSLDISETFHTIVPSNTVSPNVKDVINAGAVEHCSSSMLPTVAISGSIDTCVDMDSSTTVAVDAVIVGRRFHQNIELREDAGITFLRDPRNAKDPNAIKGFVVGLPERQLDNVPIQISIQKCKTGNQRNDDPKYGQPLWENFIRAVRSGNFQRPSSAIYQTNFNLMIANVMANHTHVFSDKEKSLLGSFKSLSDDGQRLFVRIYTRKGPWFRKRSISYHEISDLEHAVMELKLAGYIDMLSCTDDPSEYDMKEILDVLSAPEMKEILKQLPKDSTSCTRRHELLSTLLSFYHNGTCATLPKRILKLTGACIRISKIADELLWRVQRLFFLNGDQDLSSFLLVEFGVVKFPDYACSVSHRIFQERSDLLEYEEAIRVAQVMDESIVNSNMEFVTRCIDLSESRLCTMPEQENGTSSEPLPSFFSRFSASWVYSKILTLGVSVYERDRRYEDAIRILKRLLSKVACDRRRGYWSLRLSVDLEHMGRPNESLSIAEEGVIDPWVRAGSKFALQRRVLRLSKPPRRWKVPSYADYVKRNIKEVNIEGRPLNCETGAKNVFYGYDGELCGVEQLALQYYADEGGGWQGTHSEGGIWMTIFGLLMWDVMFSDMQDVFQSKFQTAPLDLETDDFYKSRKDLVESQLKKIQDGMAEEMLISSWELHQGTSCQGVNWGRHSLTDLRAVVACIGGRRLVSLLRHLAMDYRSWSSGMPDLLLWHFLDERGVGEAKLVEVKGPGDQLSEQQRAWILVLMDFGFDVEVCKVSPVSKRR is encoded by the exons atgctgaccgggcggGAGAGCCTGGTCCGCCTCATCGGCCGGCGCCGCTGCTCCCCTCTCCCCGCCTCTCTCGCcgttctcctctcctccccctcccccgctCAG GCCGACGACGGGGGCTCCGGCTCGGGCGAGGCAGCGAGGAGTGCGGCTGCTTCGTCGTCGAGAGGGAGCGAAGGCGTCAGCGTCGGCGCGGAGTGGGTGGCCTGCCCCGTCTGCGGCGAGTCCATCCGTGGGTCGGATTACAGCGTCAACACCCACCTCG ATATATGCCTTACAAGAGGTCCGAAGCGGAAGTTGACACAGAGCACACTTCTTAATTTCAGATTCAGTAAAAAAATCGCCGCTCAGCCCACTTCAAACAGTTTGAACAATGAGGCTGAGACAGAAAATATGAAACAGATCGATGAAGATTTATCTAGTGATCAAGCATTCTTCTCGTCAGATATTGACATTGGGAGCTCGAAGGGTAGTGCTCTAATTCCATCACCTGGTTGTCGGAATGGCTCACTTGACATTTCCGAGACGTTCCATACCATTGTACCCTCAAATACTGTCTCGCCAAATGTGAAGGATGTCATAAATGCTGGTGCAGTGGAACACTGTTCTTCTAGCATGCTTCCAACAGTAGCGATCTCTGGCAGTATTGATACATGTGTAGACATGGATTCTAGCACCACTGTTGCAGTTGACGCTGTCATAGTTGGCCGGAGGTTCCATCAGAACATTGAATTGCGAGAAGATGCAGGCATTACTTTTCTGAGAGATCCTCGAAATGCTAAGGACCCTAATGCTATAAAG GGATTTGTGGTTGGTTTGCCTGAACGACAGCTTGACAATGTTCCCATCCAGATTTCTATTCAGAAATGTAAAACTGGCAATCAGAGAAATGATGATCCGAAATATGGGCAGCCCTTATGGGAAAATTTCATCCGTGCTGTTAGAAGTGGAAATTTTCAACGACCTAGCAGTGCAATATACCAGACAAATTTTAATTTGATGATAGCGAATGTTATGGCCAATCATACACATGTTTTTAGTGATAAAGAAAAATCACTTTTAG GTTCTTTTAAGTCGTTATCAGATGATGGGCAACGGCTTTTTGTTAGGATCTACACTCGAAAAG GGCCATGGTTCCGAAAGAGAAGTATCTCATATCATGAGATATCAGATCTGGAGCATGCAGTCATGGAGTTGAAGT tgGCAGGTTATATCGACATGCTTTCTTGTACCGATGATCCATCTGAATATGATATGAAGGAGATTCTTGATGTGTTAAGTGCTCCTGAAATGAAGGAAATTCTAAAGCAGCTTCCTAAG gATAGCACAAGCTGCACACGTCGACATGAGCTTCTTAGCACCCTTCTGTCTTTTTATCATAATGGTACCTG TGCAACACTACCAAAGCGAATCCTAAAATTGACAGGAGCCTGTATAAGAATTTCTAAGATTGCGGATGAACTTCTGTGGCGTGTCCAG AGGCTCTTTTTTCTAAATGGTGATCAAGATCTTTCATCCTTTCTATTAGTGGAATTTGGTGTAGTAAAGTTCCCAGACTATGCTTGCAGCGTCTCTCACCGCATATTTCAAGAAAGAAGTGATCTACTTGAGTATGAAGAG GCTATTCGAGTTGCACAGGTGATGGATGAATCCATTGTTAATAGTAACATGGAATTTGTGACAAGATGCATTGATTTGTCTGAGAGTCGATTATGCACTATGCCAGAACAAGAAAATGGCACTTCATCTGAACCTCTCCCATCATTCTTTTCACGATTTTCAGCTTCCTGGGTCTATTCGAAAATACTTACATTAGGTGTCTCTGTTTATGAACGCGATCGCAG GTATGAAGATGCAATACGAATTCTTAAGAGACTACTTAGTAAAGTTGCTTGTGATAGACGGCGAGGATATTGGAGTCTGAGGCTATCTGTTGATTTGGAGCATATGGGTCGCCCAAATGAGAGCCTTTCAATAGCTGAAGAAGGAGTAATTGATCCATGGGTCCGTGCTGGTTCAAAGTTTGCGCTGCAAAGGAGAGTGCTGCGTTTAAGCAAACCTCCACGACGCTGGAAAGTTCCCAGTTATGCAGATTATGTTAAGAGAAATATAAAAGAG GTCAACATTGAAGGAAGGCCATTAAATTGTGAAACAGGAGCTAAGAATGTATTTTATGGTTATGATGGGGAACTTTGTGGGGTCGAGCAGTTGGCTTTACAATATTATGCTGATGAAGGAGGCGGTTGGCAAGGTACCCATTCGGAAGGTGGCATTTGGATGACCATCTTTGGCCTTCTAATGTGGGATGTAATGTTTTCAGATATGCAAGATGTTTTCCAGTCTAAATTCCAG ACAGCCCCCCTTGATCTGGAAACAGATGACTTCTACAAATCAAGAAAGGACCTCGTAGAATCGCAGTTGAAAAAGATACAAGATGGAATGGCTGAAGAGATGCTAATCAGCTCCTGGGAGCTACACCAGGGGACATCTTGCCAGGGTGTTAACTGGGGCCGTCATTCCTTGACTGATCTACGAGCTGTCGTTGCATGCATAGGCGGACGTCGCTTGGTATCGCTCCTCCGCCATCTAGCCATGGATTACAGGAGCTGGTCTAGCGGAATGCCCGATCTGCTGCTATGGCATTTTCTTGACGAACGAGGCGTAGGTGAAGCTAAACTTGTGGAGGTCAAAGGACCAGGGGACCAGCTGTCCGAGCAACAACGTGCGTGGATTCTTGTTCTCATGGATTTTGGGTTTGACGTGGAAGTTTGCAAAGTAAGCCCAGTTTCCAAGCGGAGATAG
- the LOC133930784 gene encoding uncharacterized protein LOC133930784 isoform X2 encodes MVVVSGGGGNAWAKEMTIRRRMASIFNKTQEHFPSLKDYNDYLEEVEDMTFNLIEGVDVEAIEAKIARYEQENAEQIYLSRAKRAEDLAAALKASRMNPGEANTNDTGISGGAGVQGQYAPAAVPGGLAQPRPTGMAPQPIGGRSDPLQGDDEETMRLRVERGARAGGWTVELGKRRALEEAFSTIFI; translated from the exons atGGTGGTGGTGTCCGGAGGCGGCGGGAACGCGTGGGCGAAGGAGATGACCATTCGCCGCAGGATGGCCAGCAT CTTCAACAAGACGCAGGAGCATTTCCCGTCTCTGAAGGACTACAATGATTATCTGGAAGAAGTGGAGGATATGA CTTTCAACCTGATCGAAGGCGTAGATGTCGAGGCAATCGAAGCTAAAATTGCGAGGTACGAACAAGAAAATGCAGAGCAGATATACTTGTCCCGAGCAAAAAGG GCTGAAGATCTTGCGGCAGCACTTAAAGCAAGCAGAATGAACCCTGGAGAGGCCAATACCAATGATACG GGCATTAGTGGCGGGGCGGGAGTTCAAGGCCAGTATGCTCCTGCTGCTGTTCCTGGCGGGCTGGCTCAGCCTCGCCCAACAGGTATGGCACCCCAACCAATCGGTGGTCGATCAGATCCTCTTCAAGGAGATGACGAGGAAACAATGAGACTGCGTGTGGAGAGAGGAGCAAGAGCAGGTGGATGGACTGTTGAATTGGGTAAGAGAAGAGCACTGGAGGAGGCGTTTAGCACCATATTCATCTAG
- the LOC133930784 gene encoding uncharacterized protein LOC133930784 isoform X1, producing the protein MVVVSGGGGNAWAKEMTIRRRMASIFNKTQEHFPSLKDYNDYLEEVEDMTFNLIEGVDVEAIEAKIARYEQENAEQIYLSRAKRAEDLAAALKASRMNPGEANTNDTTAGSSQGISGGAGVQGQYAPAAVPGGLAQPRPTGMAPQPIGGRSDPLQGDDEETMRLRVERGARAGGWTVELGKRRALEEAFSTIFI; encoded by the exons atGGTGGTGGTGTCCGGAGGCGGCGGGAACGCGTGGGCGAAGGAGATGACCATTCGCCGCAGGATGGCCAGCAT CTTCAACAAGACGCAGGAGCATTTCCCGTCTCTGAAGGACTACAATGATTATCTGGAAGAAGTGGAGGATATGA CTTTCAACCTGATCGAAGGCGTAGATGTCGAGGCAATCGAAGCTAAAATTGCGAGGTACGAACAAGAAAATGCAGAGCAGATATACTTGTCCCGAGCAAAAAGG GCTGAAGATCTTGCGGCAGCACTTAAAGCAAGCAGAATGAACCCTGGAGAGGCCAATACCAATGATACG ACTGCTGGAAGCTCACAGGGCATTAGTGGCGGGGCGGGAGTTCAAGGCCAGTATGCTCCTGCTGCTGTTCCTGGCGGGCTGGCTCAGCCTCGCCCAACAGGTATGGCACCCCAACCAATCGGTGGTCGATCAGATCCTCTTCAAGGAGATGACGAGGAAACAATGAGACTGCGTGTGGAGAGAGGAGCAAGAGCAGGTGGATGGACTGTTGAATTGGGTAAGAGAAGAGCACTGGAGGAGGCGTTTAGCACCATATTCATCTAG
- the LOC133930784 gene encoding uncharacterized protein LOC133930784 isoform X3: MVVVSGGGGNAWAKEMTIRRRMASIFNKTQEHFPSLKDYNDYLEEVEDMSVDVEAIEAKIARYEQENAEQIYLSRAKRAEDLAAALKASRMNPGEANTNDTTAGSSQGISGGAGVQGQYAPAAVPGGLAQPRPTGMAPQPIGGRSDPLQGDDEETMRLRVERGARAGGWTVELGKRRALEEAFSTIFI, encoded by the exons atGGTGGTGGTGTCCGGAGGCGGCGGGAACGCGTGGGCGAAGGAGATGACCATTCGCCGCAGGATGGCCAGCAT CTTCAACAAGACGCAGGAGCATTTCCCGTCTCTGAAGGACTACAATGATTATCTGGAAGAAGTGGAGGATATGA GCGTAGATGTCGAGGCAATCGAAGCTAAAATTGCGAGGTACGAACAAGAAAATGCAGAGCAGATATACTTGTCCCGAGCAAAAAGG GCTGAAGATCTTGCGGCAGCACTTAAAGCAAGCAGAATGAACCCTGGAGAGGCCAATACCAATGATACG ACTGCTGGAAGCTCACAGGGCATTAGTGGCGGGGCGGGAGTTCAAGGCCAGTATGCTCCTGCTGCTGTTCCTGGCGGGCTGGCTCAGCCTCGCCCAACAGGTATGGCACCCCAACCAATCGGTGGTCGATCAGATCCTCTTCAAGGAGATGACGAGGAAACAATGAGACTGCGTGTGGAGAGAGGAGCAAGAGCAGGTGGATGGACTGTTGAATTGGGTAAGAGAAGAGCACTGGAGGAGGCGTTTAGCACCATATTCATCTAG
- the LOC133930254 gene encoding adenylyltransferase and sulfurtransferase MOCS3-1-like, which yields MERGRLFAASARSGMAQSGRRWQISRRPWIDGELSHSSTKGGQQRVEHTKANLARGNSINRPYQSTVDDGETARRSEVAWGRVGCRQARAKWPLALASMERGLALRDLGSVEDGSKQAVDGEAAHDNHGGQRTEKWPVRLGGMQIQDNVKIHGSSPLCTICGKNSDFTKEDFQKFDYENFTQSPMSGKSAPNVNLLPESARITCRYYKKQVDSGKPHLLLDVRPAHHFQITSISQSLNIPLLVLEEKLPTLQTLLLKDSREASVSNKLSPIYVVCRRGNDSQRAVQLLGEKGFLSAKDIIGGLQLWAQDVDPDFPVYQ from the exons ATGGAGCGTGGGAGGCTCTTCGCGGCCTCGGCTCGATCGGGGATGGCTCAGAGTGGCCGTCGATGGCAAATCTCACGGCGACCATGGATTGATGGGGAGCTGAGCCATAGCTCGACCAAAGGAGGGCAGCAGCGTGTCGAGCACACGAAGGCGAACTTAGCTAGGGGGAATTCGATCAATAGGCCCTACCAGAGCACGGTCGACGACGGTGAGACGGCACGGCGGAGCGAGGTTGCATGGGGGAGGGTCGGCTGTCGTCAAGCTCGAGCCAAATGGCCGCTGGCATTGGCATCCATGGAGCGTGGGTTGGCTCTTCGCGACCTCGGCTCGGTCGAGGATGGCTCAAAGCAGGCGGTCGACGGTGAGGCGGCTCACGACAACCATGGAGGTCAGCGGACGGAGAAATGGCCAGTGCGACTCGGTGGGATGCAGATCCAGGACAAT GTTAAGATACATGGAAGCTCACCACTTTGCACCATTTGTGGCAAAAATTCAGATTTCACAAAAGAAGATTTTCAAAAGTTTGATTATGAGAACTTCACGCAATCGCCAATGTCTGGTAAG TCAGCGCCCAACGTGAACCTTCTTCCAGAGAGTGCACGGATCACTTGCAGATATTACAAGAAACAGGTTGATAGTGGCAAACCTCATCTATTGTTGGATGTACGACCCGCACATCACTTCCAAATAACTTCAATTTCCCAATCTCTGAATATCCCACTCTTAGTGCTGGAGGAGAAGCTGCCTACGCTTCAAACTCTCTTACTGAAGGACTCGAGGGAGGCATCAGTGTCGAATAAACTGTCTCCCATATACGTCGTTTGCAGAAGAGGCAACGACTCGCAAAGAGCTGTCCAGCTTCTCGGCGAGAAAGGGTTCCTTTCTGCGAAGGACATAATAGGCGGCTTGCAGTTGTGGGCACAAGATGTCGATCCCGACTTCCCAGTGTACCAGTGA